TGCTTTTTAAAATAGAGCTGGTAGAATGGTGGCAAATAAAAAGGGGGCTTGCGCAATGAAAATCCTCTGGGACCTGGACGGTACAATCCTTGATACGTGGCCGACACTTGTCGAGGCATTTACGGTTGTGGCAAATAAAGATCTGAAGTATGAAGAAGTCCTGCCTCATTTGAAATATGGGACAGCCTATGAATTTTACGGTGTCGATAAAAAGAAGGTAACTGAATTCCGCGAGATTGAACGCACTTTGTCCAATGACAGGAAGCCGCTTTTTACATATGTTAAGGATGTGCTTGCAAGCGCGGATGCAAATGTACTCGTCACGCATCGTAATCGGCGCTCAACAGAAGAGCTGCTGGAACACTGGGATCTCGGGCCATTTTTCGAGGAAGTCATATGCCCTGCTGATGACGGCTATTCGCTAAAGCCGGATATCCATGCCTATAAGTACCTGCATGATCGGTATCAATTGGACCTTGCAGTCGGCGATCAGAGCACCGACCTGATTCCCGCAAGGAAAATCGGAATTCAAACCTGTTCCTTCCGTGAAGCGAATGAGTTTGCAGACAAAACCATCTATTGTTATTCGGAATTTCCATATAAGTAGAAGTGAAATGCATAAATTTAATCTAATTAGGAGTTTATTTTTGCAGCAGAGGACTTTTATTGGCGAAAAAACATTTTTATTGGCGATTTACTAATTTTATTGGCGATAATTTGATTTTATTGGCGATAAATAGATGTTTATTGGCGAAAATCAATTTTTATTGGCGACTTGGAAATTTTCGCGGATTTTTTCCAGTAGCGGATCCTCGTTAATCCAATTTTTCACCGAAGGGCTACAATCTAAAATCTTGCTACTTTGAAAACTAATGGATACGAAAAAAAGCGAAGCGGAGCAATGTCCGTTTCGCTTTTTGTTATTTGGTGCTAGTCCCATAGATCTCATCATCTGCCCAGCGTTCTGCGAGTTCTTCTTTTGTGTAGATCACGCGCATCGGGTTGCCGCCGACAAAGGCTCCGGCCGGGACGTCTTTGTGTACGAGTGTTCCGGCAGAGACGATGGCGCCGTCACCGATCCTGATGCCTGGCATGAGGGTGGAATTGGCGCCGATCATGACTTCACTGCCAATTTCAACGTCGCCGAGGCGGTATTCCTTGATCAAATATTCGTGCGCCAGGATCGTCGTGTTATAGCCAATGACGGTATTGCGGCCAACAGAGATTTTTTCTGGGAACATGACGTCAAGCATGACCATCAGCGCAAAGGAGGTCTGGTCGCCGACTTTCATTCGCAGAAAGGTGCGGTACAGCCAGTTTTTCATACCAAGAAACGGCGTGTAGCGCGCCACCTGGATGACGACGAAATTTTTGACGACTTTCCAGAACGGGACGGTTTTATACACATGCCAGAGTGAGTTTGCTCCTTCTACTCGGTAACGAGTCGTCCTTCTCATTTTACACCCCGAGTATTGGCAGGATATCAGCCATATTTTCCAAGATATAATCTGGCTTGTATTCCTCTAGATGCTTTCTTCCCTTGATGGACCATGCGACACCGACTGTTTTGGTGCCGGCGTTCTTGCCGCCAAGGATATCATGATGATTATCACCGACCATGATTGCACGGTCCGGTGAAGAACCAAGCATGTCCAATGCTTTTAAAAGCGGCTCCGGATCCGGCTTCGCTTTTTCAACGTGATCAAGCGCGACGACAACCTCGAAGAACTCATCCAAACCTGTCAACTTCAAGCCCATCTGGACTACATCAGATAGCTTCGTGGTTACGATTCCAAGGTGGAAGCCGTTTTCTTTCAGTGTCCGGACTGTTTCGTAAACGCCCTCGAAGCTTTTTACCAGCATATCGTGGTTAGCCAGGTTGTATGTACGATAGGTTTTGATCATTTCCTCATAGCCTTCGGGATCCATCGGCTCAAATGTTTCCTTAAGCGACGGCCCTAGAAACGGAAGGACATCCTCCCGTTTGTATTGGCCGGGATAATAGGTTTCCATTGTATGGAGAAATGATGAAATAATCAGTTCGTTCGTATCAATCAAGGTCCCGTCAAGATCGAACAGGACCGTATCTATTTTATTGTTCATATACTGCTTCCTTTCTTTTTGCGATGTCCGCGCGGTTCCAAATGATCGCAACTGTGATTGTCAGTAAGATTGCCACACCAAGTCGGATCAGCAATAGCGGCAGCACTGGAATTCCAAGCGGAACAAAAATTAAAGTATCTTCAACGACGGCGTGGCAGGCAACGAGGAATATGAATGCCAGCGTGACATCCTTCTTGCTGACTCCATCTTCCTGGACCGCCTGGATCATCACGCCAGCGCCATATGCAAGCCCGATCAGCAGGCCGGCAGCCATTGTCGTCGATGTGTTCTCCTTCATGCCGAGCGCTCTTGTTGCAGGTGCCATCCATCTTGAAAAAACGGCAAGCCATTGCTTATCCTTCATGATCTGGACAACGACCATCAGCGGGATGACGATGATGGCCAGCTGGAATATGCCGAGCCCCGCCTTCGTGATGCCTTCAAGCAGGATTGCTCCCCATCCTGAAACCTCTTCACTTTTAGCAGGGACCATCCCGTATTTCGCGATTTCAGATCCGCCATTCCAAACAAGATTGATGACCACTGCAGATATGAATGCGAGTCCGAGACGGACCAGGACGATAATCCAAAGCTTGACGCCAACCTTGACGGCTACACTCGATTCAACCAGCATATTATGTGAAAAGCTCAGCATCACCGCAATGATGAAGACTTCTTTTACCGTCAAATCAAGTGTCAGGATCGCTCCAATCGCCGCGTATAAATTAAGGAAATTCCCGATGACAAGCGGAATTGCCGCATCCCCTGACAATCCGAGCAGCGACATCAGTGGCGTGATCAGTTTGATTAACCATGGCAGGATCGGGGTGTATTGAAGGATCGACACAATCAAGGTGACGGGAAAGATGACCTTCCCGAGCGCCCAAGTTGTGTTCAAGCCAACCATCAACCCTCTTTTTAATGTAGAACCCATTGAATCATCTCTCCCATTACTTAATGCCTTGATTCATGTATTTGTAAGTTTTCACTTTTAGTAATCCGAAATTTCTAGTTCTCTAAATATCGTACTTTTGAATAACCCTTGACTCTTCTGAAAATCCATAAGCCAATTGCAAAAACAATCAGTGCAATTGAAATGGTTTGGGCAATCCTCAATGATTCTGTCAGCATCAGGCTGTCTGTTCGCATTCCTTCAACAAAGAAGCGGCCGATTGAATACCAGATGATATAGCTGAGGAAAATTTCCCCGCGGCCCAGATTGACTCTGCGCAACGACATCAGCAGGATGAAACCGAGCAGATTCCAGATCGATTCATACAAGAACGTTGGATGATAATACGTTCCATTGATGTACATCTGGTTGATGATGAACTCAGGCAGGTGGAGGTTCTCCAAAAATGCCCTAGTCACTTCTCCGCCGTGGGCTTCCTGGTTCATGAAGTTTCCCCAGCGGCCGATTGCCTGTCCAAGGATGATGCTTGGCGCAGCGATGTCCGCCAGCTTCCAAAACGAAACATTCCGTGCCTTTGTAAAGAAATACGCAGTGATTACAGATCCAATCAACGCACCATGAATCGCAATGCCGCCATTCCAGACTTTGAAAATTTCACCTGGATACTGTGCGTAATAATCCCACTGGAAGATTACGTAGTAAAGCCTTGCTGATAGGATTGCGATCGGGATCGCCCAAAGCATCAGATCCGCAAAAATATCTTTCGGAAGTCCGCGGCGTTCGCCTTCGCGCATGGCAATCCATAACGCAAGCGCAATTCCAAGTCCGATGATGACACCATACCAGTGCACCTGGATCGGCCCGAGCGAAAAGGCAATCGGGTCGATCGGCTGAATATTTTTCTCCATGTCATTTCCCCTTTATCACAAGAAAAGCGCAAGCGCCTTGTCCAGCCCTGACAAGCGCTGGAGGGCCGACCGGTGAAGTCGTTCTTTGACTTCATGGGGTGGACCGAAGCGACTCGGAGGGCTAGGCGCTGAAGCTAGACAATTCTCGAATTTAATTATATATATACTCAAATAATTAAAAAAATCAGTCGTACCAACACTTTGACCGTTCTTAATCAAACGTTTGATTAAGGTTTATTTCGTAAAACTAAGTGTACAGTTGCATTAAATTTTACTGATTAATGTTCATCATGGTCGCCGTCTTCAATGACATCAGACAGCCTGTTGGTGAATTGCTCTGCTGCATTCACACCCATGCGCTTCAGCCTGAAGTTCATTGCTGCTACCTCGATGATGACAGCAAGGTTTCGGCCTGGGCGAACCGGGATCGTCAGCTTTGTTATATCAGTGTCGAGAATTTTCAGCTTCTCTTCATCAAGTCCCAATCTGTCATAAGATTTCTTCTGGTCCCAGATCTCGAGGTCAATGATCAGTGAAATCCGTTTATGTGAACGTACGGCACCAGCACCGAACAGCGTCATCACATTGATGATCCCTACGCCGCGGATTTCGAGAAGATGCTCAATCAAATCAGGTGAGTTCCCGACGAGTGTCCCGATATCCTCCTGGCGGATTTCAACACAATCATCGGCTACGAGACGGTGTCCCCTTTTGACCAATTCCAGCGCTGTTTCACTTTTACCTACACCGCTTTTTCCAGTGATCAGGACGCCTATTCCATACAAATCGACCAGTACACCGTGGACTGCGGTCGTCGGTGCCAGCTTGCTTTCAAGATAATTTGTCAAGTGACTGGAGAGCCTTGTCGTTTTTTGCTTTGATCGCAAAAGCGGCACTGATTCTCGTTCTGCTGCCTCGACCAGTTCGGCAGGAACCTCCATGTCTCTCGTGACAATGATGCCCGGTGTAATATCTGTACAAAGCTTTTGCATCCGCTCTTCCCTGTCTCGGGGAGCCAATTTTTCAAAGAAGGTCAGCTCTGTTTTACCGAGAAGCTGCAGGCGCTCTGCAGGATAATATTCAAAATAGCCAGCGATTTCTAGTCCTGGTCTTGAAATGTCAGTCGTGGTGATTGGACGGTTGATTCCTTCCTCTCCACTTATCAATTCCATGTCGAATTTCTTGATGAGGTCTTTCGTACGGACTTTCGGCAAAGAAGTTCCTCCTTTATAAAAGTGTAAATTTCCACATGATCACAATACCTTTTATTTTAGCACTTTTTCATGAAGAACCAAATATAAGCTGATAAAAAACACCATCCTCGCAGGCAAACTTCCAAATTGGTATTATCCACCCCTTCATATTAATACTAACTGCTCAATTTTTAAAAAAAGGTATAGACAACTATACAGTAAGCTTGTTATCATCAGTTTGTAAGCGAATTCATTATTTTCTATTAATTAACATTAAGAGGGGGAAATACCATGCGTAATGAAGAACGCCTGGCAAGGGAAATACTTGCGCAGCTTGGCGGCGCAGATAATATTGCTGATGTTGCCTCGTGCATGACCCGCCTGCGTGTCAAGCCGGCTGACTACAGCAAAGTCAATCTTGCCGGCATCAAAAAAGTCGATGGCGTGCTCGGTGTCGTTGAAGCAGAAACATTACAGATTATCCTTGGACCTGGGATTGTCACTAAAGTAGCGAATGAAGTTTCAGAGATCACCGGCAAGACTGCCAGTTTAGTAGACGAATCCGATCCGGATCCCTTCGAGGGACTTGCAGGACGTACGAAGGACGAACTCAACAAGAAAAATGCGACTCCGTTCAAGCTTTTCCTAAGAAGGATTGCCAGCATCTTCATTCCGCTGATTCCGGCGATTGTCGCATCCGGTTTAATTGCGGGAATCACCAATGTCATCATCCGTTCTGGTGCTGACCCTGAATCGACGCTTATTCAGTTTCTTAACCTGATCGGCTGGGGTATCTTCAGTTATCTCGGTGTATTTGTCGGTATCAACACGGCTCGTGAATTCGGAGGCTCGCCTGCACTTGGCGGTGCTGCTGGTATCCTGATCATCAACCCGGGTCTTGCGAACATCACTTTGTTTGGTGAAGCACTTGTTCCTGGCCGCGGTGGGTTGATCGGCGTCATGCTTGCTGCAGCTTTCATTGCATTGCTTGAAAAACGGATCCGTAAATTCGTTCCGTCTTCTTTGGATATTATCATTACTCCTACTCTATCATTATTGATTACTGGTATTGCTACATTATTCGTGCTTCAGCCTGTTGGGGGATGGATTTCCGATTTGATCACAAAGGGCTTGCTTGGCCTTCTTGATGTCGGCGGAATCCTTGCAGGACTGGTCCTTGCCGGAACATTCCTTCCTCTTGTTGTTACAGGTTTGCACCAGGGCTTGACTCCTGTGCATATGGAATTGATCAACACGATTGGTGACGACCCGCTGCTGCCTATCCTTGCAATGGGTGGTGCAGGCCAGGTTGGTGCGGCATTTGCGATTTACTTTAAAACAAAGAATGAGAGACTTAAAAAGGTCATCAAGGGCGGGCTTCCAGTTGGTATGCTCGGCATCGGCGAACCGCTTATTTTCGGTGTCACCCTGCCGCTTGGCCGTCCATTCATCACTGCATGTCTAGGGGCAGCAGTCGGCGGAGCATTCCAGGCATTCTTTAAAATTGCAACGATTGCCATCGGTGTTTCCGGTATCCCGCTTGCCTTCCTAGTTCATACAAATCAAATACTGCTCTACTTGCTTGGGCTTCTGCTTGCCTACGTATTCGGGTTCATCTTCACCTGGACGTTTGGCTTTAAAGAAGAAATGGCTAAAGACATCTAACAGGCAAATACAGAAAAAGGAGGAGAGCAATTTTCCTCCTTTCTTCTTTTCTAGTGGCCTTTTCGTTGTTCAATTTTCAAACACACATTTTTGATTGGAGGGATTGCCATGCTTGGCATTTCCGTATATCTGAAAAAGGATATGATGGATCAAAATGCAGCCTGGATTGAAAAAGCAGCTCAATATGGACTGAACTCCATCTTCACTTCCTTACATATACCTGAAGACAATCCTGCTGAGTATAAAGAGCTTTTACAGAAGCTCGGACAACTTGCGAAAAAGCATAGCATGGAGCTGATGGCCGATGTCTCTCCTCGCTCATTGGATTACCTCGGCCTCGAATGGGAGCAATACGATGAGCTGCTTCAATGGGGGCTATCGGGAATCAGGGCTGATTATGGATTTACAATACAGCAGATTGTGGAGCTTTCGCATAAAATGAAGATAGGAATCAATGCCAGTACGGTAACGAAAGAGGAACTGCTTGCCTGGAAAGGTGCCGGTTTAAATACCGGCAACGTCGAAGCATGGCATAATTTTTACCCGCGCCCTGAAACGGGATTGGACAAGGGTTTCCTGATAGAAAGAAATCTAATGTTCCGTTCCTTTGGAATTACGACAATGGCTTTCGTCCCTGGGGATAAGGATTTGCGCGGGCCTGTTTTTTCCGGGCTCCCTACCCTTGAAAAACATCGGTGTCAGCTGCCGCACATAGCTGCTGCAGAACTGATGGGCTCTTGTTTTACCGATAAGATCTTGATTGGGGATCACTCTGTAACAGACGAACAGCTGGAGTTATTGGCTTTCTTGGGTAAAAAAATCATCCCGCTGCGGATTGAGCCCGAAAGCCAGGAGCACTCCGAATTAATGAATAGGCCGCTGACGAACCGAATGGACCCTGCCCGCGATGTCATTAGGGCGGTTGAATCACGCTCCTTTGCTTCGATAGGAGAAGTAAAGATTCCACCTTCTAATCAGCACGAAAGGCTGCGCGGAACGATTACCATCGACAATGAGCTATACGGCCGCTATGCTGGCGAATTGCAAATCGCCGTAAATGACCTGCCACAGGACGAAAAAGTAAATTGCATTGGTAAAGTAGTACATGAAGACCTGCCATTGCTTGATGAGATCAAAGCAGGACAAAAATTTCATTTTATTGTGAGGGATGGACATGGAAATAGCAAAGCTTAATACAGAACAACAGAACCCGAAAACAATGAATATTGACTTGATGTCGACAGAGGAAATCATCACCGTTATCAACCAGGAGGACACAATCGTTCCGAATGTGCTCGCAAGGCAGGTTCCGAACATTTCGGAAGTCGTCGACAAAATCGTCGCTGCCTTTAAAAACGGCGGCCGACTGATCTATATTGGTGCAGGGACTTCCGGGCGGCTCGGAATCATCGATGCTTCCGAATGCCCTCCGACATTCGGAACGGCCCCGGAACTTGTCATCGGGATCATCGCCGGCGGCAAGGAAGCGATGACCGAAGCACTGGAAGGAGTCGAGGATGACAAAGACCAGGGCCGGGCTGATCTGGTAAACATCAACCTGACACCTGATGATATTGTTGTAGGGATCGCTGCCAGTGGACGCACACCATATACGATTGGGGCTTTGGAGTACGCAAAGGAGATTGGAGCAACAACAGTATCCGTGGTCTGCAGCAAGGATTCCGAAATGGAGAAAATCTCCGACCATACCATTGCCGCGGTTGTCGGACCTGAAGTGATCACCGGTTCCACAAGGATGAAAGCAGGTACGGCCCAGAAACTGATTTTGAACATGCTGTCAACTGCTTCGATGATCAAACTGGGCAAAGTATATGGCAACCTGATGGTCGATGTCCAGATGACGAATGAAAAATTACATAACCGCGCTGTCAATATCGTGAAAATGGCAACCGGTGCGTCTGACGAGGAAGCTCGAACAGCCATAAAGGAGCAAAACTATCACACGAAAGCGGCCATCCTCCAAATCACGACGGGACTCAGGGGCACTGAGGCAAAAGAACTTTTGGAAAAACATGAAGGCTATCTGCGCGACGCCATCAGCGATTTTTACGAAAACAACGGCAAATAACCTGTCTATACCAAAATCGACTTCACCAACACTTGCGTATTGTGGTATAGACAAGCCCTGGCGGGTATTTGTATAATAAGAGTGACAAAGGGTAAAGAAAGAAGAACAGGACACAACTTTCAGGTGATATAAAATGAAGGATTTATTGCTCATCAATGCCTCTGTGTTAACACAGGTTGGCATGATTGAAAAAGGATTTATTTATATAAAGCACGGGAAGATTGCCGAAACGGGCCCGATAACCTCCCTCCCCCAACATCAGGCCGAGGTCGTCGAGCTTCCAGCGGGCAGCACGATTGTCCCAGGGTTCATCGATGTGCACATTCACGGTGCTGGCGGATCCGATACGATGGATGGAACCATTGAGGCGATCACGACGATGGCGTCAGTTTTGCCTGAGGAAGGCACAACTAGCTTCCTGGCAACGACCATCACCCAGGATCAAATGGCCATAATGAAAGCATTGGAAAATGCCGCCAATTATATCAGCCGTCATAACCATCCAGGTAAAGCGGAGGTACTCGGTCTCCATTTGGAAGGACCCTTCATCAATGAAGCTCGCAAAGGAGCCCAGCCTGCACAGCACATCATTGCACCGGATATCGAGCTGTTCGCGAAAAT
The window above is part of the Mesobacillus jeotgali genome. Proteins encoded here:
- the lgt gene encoding prolipoprotein diacylglyceryl transferase, whose amino-acid sequence is MEKNIQPIDPIAFSLGPIQVHWYGVIIGLGIALALWIAMREGERRGLPKDIFADLMLWAIPIAILSARLYYVIFQWDYYAQYPGEIFKVWNGGIAIHGALIGSVITAYFFTKARNVSFWKLADIAAPSIILGQAIGRWGNFMNQEAHGGEVTRAFLENLHLPEFIINQMYINGTYYHPTFLYESIWNLLGFILLMSLRRVNLGRGEIFLSYIIWYSIGRFFVEGMRTDSLMLTESLRIAQTISIALIVFAIGLWIFRRVKGYSKVRYLEN
- a CDS encoding MupG family TIM beta-alpha barrel fold protein yields the protein MLGISVYLKKDMMDQNAAWIEKAAQYGLNSIFTSLHIPEDNPAEYKELLQKLGQLAKKHSMELMADVSPRSLDYLGLEWEQYDELLQWGLSGIRADYGFTIQQIVELSHKMKIGINASTVTKEELLAWKGAGLNTGNVEAWHNFYPRPETGLDKGFLIERNLMFRSFGITTMAFVPGDKDLRGPVFSGLPTLEKHRCQLPHIAAAELMGSCFTDKILIGDHSVTDEQLELLAFLGKKIIPLRIEPESQEHSELMNRPLTNRMDPARDVIRAVESRSFASIGEVKIPPSNQHERLRGTITIDNELYGRYAGELQIAVNDLPQDEKVNCIGKVVHEDLPLLDEIKAGQKFHFIVRDGHGNSKA
- the ppaX gene encoding pyrophosphatase PpaX is translated as MNNKIDTVLFDLDGTLIDTNELIISSFLHTMETYYPGQYKREDVLPFLGPSLKETFEPMDPEGYEEMIKTYRTYNLANHDMLVKSFEGVYETVRTLKENGFHLGIVTTKLSDVVQMGLKLTGLDEFFEVVVALDHVEKAKPDPEPLLKALDMLGSSPDRAIMVGDNHHDILGGKNAGTKTVGVAWSIKGRKHLEEYKPDYILENMADILPILGV
- the murQ gene encoding N-acetylmuramic acid 6-phosphate etherase; translated protein: MEIAKLNTEQQNPKTMNIDLMSTEEIITVINQEDTIVPNVLARQVPNISEVVDKIVAAFKNGGRLIYIGAGTSGRLGIIDASECPPTFGTAPELVIGIIAGGKEAMTEALEGVEDDKDQGRADLVNINLTPDDIVVGIAASGRTPYTIGALEYAKEIGATTVSVVCSKDSEMEKISDHTIAAVVGPEVITGSTRMKAGTAQKLILNMLSTASMIKLGKVYGNLMVDVQMTNEKLHNRAVNIVKMATGASDEEARTAIKEQNYHTKAAILQITTGLRGTEAKELLEKHEGYLRDAISDFYENNGK
- a CDS encoding HAD hydrolase-like protein — translated: MKILWDLDGTILDTWPTLVEAFTVVANKDLKYEEVLPHLKYGTAYEFYGVDKKKVTEFREIERTLSNDRKPLFTYVKDVLASADANVLVTHRNRRSTEELLEHWDLGPFFEEVICPADDGYSLKPDIHAYKYLHDRYQLDLAVGDQSTDLIPARKIGIQTCSFREANEFADKTIYCYSEFPYK
- a CDS encoding PTS transporter subunit EIIC, with protein sequence MRNEERLAREILAQLGGADNIADVASCMTRLRVKPADYSKVNLAGIKKVDGVLGVVEAETLQIILGPGIVTKVANEVSEITGKTASLVDESDPDPFEGLAGRTKDELNKKNATPFKLFLRRIASIFIPLIPAIVASGLIAGITNVIIRSGADPESTLIQFLNLIGWGIFSYLGVFVGINTAREFGGSPALGGAAGILIINPGLANITLFGEALVPGRGGLIGVMLAAAFIALLEKRIRKFVPSSLDIIITPTLSLLITGIATLFVLQPVGGWISDLITKGLLGLLDVGGILAGLVLAGTFLPLVVTGLHQGLTPVHMELINTIGDDPLLPILAMGGAGQVGAAFAIYFKTKNERLKKVIKGGLPVGMLGIGEPLIFGVTLPLGRPFITACLGAAVGGAFQAFFKIATIAIGVSGIPLAFLVHTNQILLYLLGLLLAYVFGFIFTWTFGFKEEMAKDI
- a CDS encoding nucleoside recognition domain-containing protein, whose amino-acid sequence is MGSTLKRGLMVGLNTTWALGKVIFPVTLIVSILQYTPILPWLIKLITPLMSLLGLSGDAAIPLVIGNFLNLYAAIGAILTLDLTVKEVFIIAVMLSFSHNMLVESSVAVKVGVKLWIIVLVRLGLAFISAVVINLVWNGGSEIAKYGMVPAKSEEVSGWGAILLEGITKAGLGIFQLAIIVIPLMVVVQIMKDKQWLAVFSRWMAPATRALGMKENTSTTMAAGLLIGLAYGAGVMIQAVQEDGVSKKDVTLAFIFLVACHAVVEDTLIFVPLGIPVLPLLLIRLGVAILLTITVAIIWNRADIAKRKEAVYEQ
- a CDS encoding DapH/DapD/GlmU-related protein, whose product is MRRTTRYRVEGANSLWHVYKTVPFWKVVKNFVVIQVARYTPFLGMKNWLYRTFLRMKVGDQTSFALMVMLDVMFPEKISVGRNTVIGYNTTILAHEYLIKEYRLGDVEIGSEVMIGANSTLMPGIRIGDGAIVSAGTLVHKDVPAGAFVGGNPMRVIYTKEELAERWADDEIYGTSTK
- the hprK gene encoding HPr(Ser) kinase/phosphatase, producing the protein MPKVRTKDLIKKFDMELISGEEGINRPITTTDISRPGLEIAGYFEYYPAERLQLLGKTELTFFEKLAPRDREERMQKLCTDITPGIIVTRDMEVPAELVEAAERESVPLLRSKQKTTRLSSHLTNYLESKLAPTTAVHGVLVDLYGIGVLITGKSGVGKSETALELVKRGHRLVADDCVEIRQEDIGTLVGNSPDLIEHLLEIRGVGIINVMTLFGAGAVRSHKRISLIIDLEIWDQKKSYDRLGLDEEKLKILDTDITKLTIPVRPGRNLAVIIEVAAMNFRLKRMGVNAAEQFTNRLSDVIEDGDHDEH